In Microvenator marinus, one genomic interval encodes:
- a CDS encoding beta-propeller domain-containing protein translates to MSQKKWIAGMALGTMLIAACADHQSESLTKTPAPQPEPEVGASRFVSADGYNGEQSRGNDNFENNANAAPEAGEDADERTVEEGDIYRVTTDGKILNLNAYRGLQIIDMTDPANPDMLGKVQMSGHPVEMYQVGSRVYALMNNWRGYYGSREDVLPDAYQGGVVVVIDISNPAAPTVTGRAEVPGWIRSSRLTRGNGQEALYVVANEYQGGGQTNVKSFSVNSTGAITAKTTLNLDGNVGDIQATGSRLMVARHDWQGQGGSDVTLIDISSPTGEMVEGDTVRVKGYVANKFNMDVHENVLRVVSGNHWNSNENTNHLETFDATDISNLTPIDSATFGDNEDLFATLFLGEKAFFVTYRRVDPFHAFEITANGMVDEKSEFIVSGWNDYFRPVNSERQLIGIGKNDENGNTMAVSLYDITDLTNPSPMLDREEVELSFSWSEANWDDRAFSVLEKATAVQAPTGETETGVVLLPFTGWDQNEYISAVQIFTFSDTTLTKRGIMEHDTPVRRSFLADATDKTVGNLSEAELALYDASAPDLPVRLGSIELAPNYSELLFYGSHAVRRKDKRSYYWWWSSSSNTAPLDELEIVPIGDDLDSAESIAEIQIPAGSTITKVGDKLVVTQRLQNSTNNDEYEVQLWNLSTPGMPTLEDSEVYTGLTTGYNDYWGWYDCFGCDYYYPYWGGQDAMAVADTIVYPVSKQETELLGTINYVEEYPSGNYWESCYDNQTGERQDCTYFSGRYRCETLTRPNGTVEPTFCHGDFYECTQTADDTQCVEVPRSTVPRETRTYSYEQNRYWTYWDFKILDVSGSTLPSATQITMANDEESVGLLVRGDSLFATYKQPYQLPNDPRPFVQYFFREIDLGGAAPVIKPDVNIPGELLEVDGNTLITRDFLWGSNIVESSINRLTRTANGAVLNDVERFEDQVIDTITLDGGSNLLFTFRQTYDYYSNDDYSVKLGIISLTGSGLNVLSETPIDSWASLRAAIPGRALFTVSGGLLVINIDDPSAPEAQSYFSTNGWPRAFITEGANAYFAAGMYGIYTFDLNESNLLAP, encoded by the coding sequence ATGAGTCAAAAGAAGTGGATAGCAGGAATGGCACTGGGCACGATGCTCATCGCCGCATGTGCAGATCATCAATCCGAGAGCCTCACCAAGACACCGGCCCCACAACCTGAACCGGAAGTAGGTGCTTCGCGTTTCGTATCTGCGGATGGCTACAATGGTGAGCAATCTCGCGGAAACGACAACTTTGAGAACAACGCGAACGCTGCACCTGAGGCAGGGGAAGACGCCGATGAGCGCACAGTCGAAGAGGGAGATATCTATCGGGTAACCACCGACGGGAAGATTCTCAATCTGAACGCCTATCGTGGACTTCAAATCATCGACATGACCGACCCAGCGAACCCCGATATGTTGGGCAAAGTGCAAATGAGCGGTCATCCGGTGGAAATGTACCAGGTTGGCTCGCGCGTCTACGCCCTAATGAATAATTGGAGAGGCTACTACGGCTCACGCGAAGACGTACTACCTGATGCGTACCAAGGTGGCGTTGTGGTAGTCATCGATATCTCCAATCCGGCAGCTCCAACGGTGACTGGCCGTGCTGAAGTTCCCGGATGGATTCGCTCAAGCCGCCTTACTCGAGGAAATGGGCAGGAGGCCCTCTACGTTGTTGCCAATGAATATCAAGGCGGCGGCCAGACCAACGTAAAGAGCTTCTCCGTGAACTCTACTGGCGCTATCACGGCCAAGACCACACTCAATCTGGATGGAAACGTCGGGGATATCCAAGCTACTGGCTCGCGACTGATGGTCGCTCGTCACGACTGGCAGGGCCAAGGGGGTAGTGACGTGACACTCATCGACATCTCAAGCCCAACCGGTGAGATGGTTGAGGGAGATACGGTCCGCGTCAAAGGCTATGTCGCCAACAAGTTCAACATGGACGTACACGAGAACGTACTTCGCGTGGTGTCGGGAAACCATTGGAATTCCAACGAAAATACCAACCACCTAGAGACCTTCGACGCAACGGACATCTCGAACCTGACGCCGATCGATTCCGCAACATTTGGCGACAATGAAGACCTCTTCGCCACGCTATTCCTGGGCGAGAAGGCATTCTTCGTGACGTATCGCCGTGTGGATCCGTTTCATGCATTTGAGATCACCGCCAACGGTATGGTCGACGAGAAGTCTGAGTTCATCGTTTCAGGTTGGAACGACTACTTCCGCCCTGTGAACAGCGAGCGACAACTCATCGGCATTGGAAAGAACGATGAGAACGGCAACACAATGGCCGTGAGCCTCTATGACATCACCGACCTCACCAACCCGTCGCCGATGCTAGACCGCGAAGAGGTCGAACTATCGTTCAGCTGGTCCGAGGCCAACTGGGACGATCGCGCATTTTCCGTTCTGGAGAAGGCCACGGCAGTACAGGCGCCGACCGGAGAAACCGAAACCGGCGTGGTGTTGCTTCCTTTCACTGGCTGGGACCAAAATGAATACATCTCCGCGGTCCAGATTTTCACGTTCAGCGACACTACCCTGACTAAGCGCGGCATCATGGAGCACGACACACCCGTACGTCGTAGCTTCCTCGCCGATGCGACCGATAAGACCGTGGGTAACCTCTCTGAAGCGGAGCTCGCCCTCTATGACGCAAGTGCTCCTGACCTACCCGTGCGCCTCGGTTCGATCGAACTTGCGCCGAACTACTCCGAATTGCTCTTCTACGGGTCACACGCGGTTCGACGAAAAGACAAACGGTCTTATTACTGGTGGTGGAGCTCCTCGTCCAACACTGCTCCTCTGGACGAGCTCGAGATTGTCCCCATCGGTGATGACCTCGACAGCGCTGAGTCCATTGCTGAAATCCAGATTCCAGCGGGTTCCACCATCACAAAGGTGGGAGACAAGCTCGTCGTGACCCAACGGCTCCAGAACAGCACAAACAATGACGAGTATGAAGTTCAGCTCTGGAACTTGAGCACCCCTGGCATGCCCACCCTTGAAGACTCCGAAGTCTACACGGGGCTAACCACGGGCTACAACGATTACTGGGGATGGTACGATTGTTTCGGCTGCGACTATTACTACCCGTACTGGGGAGGACAAGACGCAATGGCAGTCGCCGACACAATTGTTTACCCGGTTTCTAAACAAGAGACTGAGTTGCTCGGCACCATCAACTACGTCGAAGAGTATCCTTCAGGGAACTACTGGGAAAGTTGCTACGACAACCAAACAGGTGAACGACAAGACTGCACCTACTTCTCCGGGCGTTACCGTTGCGAGACTCTAACTCGTCCGAACGGCACGGTTGAGCCAACTTTCTGCCACGGCGACTTCTACGAATGTACACAAACCGCTGATGACACCCAGTGCGTGGAAGTTCCTCGTTCAACGGTACCGAGAGAGACGCGCACATATTCTTACGAGCAAAACCGTTACTGGACCTACTGGGACTTCAAGATCCTCGACGTTTCAGGCTCAACGCTCCCAAGTGCAACACAGATCACGATGGCGAACGACGAAGAATCCGTTGGCCTCCTCGTCCGAGGTGATAGCCTTTTCGCCACCTACAAGCAGCCCTATCAGTTGCCAAACGACCCACGTCCGTTCGTTCAATACTTTTTCCGAGAGATCGACCTTGGCGGCGCCGCACCAGTCATCAAGCCTGATGTGAATATCCCTGGCGAGCTCTTGGAAGTGGATGGAAACACGCTGATTACGCGCGATTTCCTCTGGGGTTCTAACATCGTAGAGTCGTCCATCAACCGCCTCACACGCACGGCCAACGGAGCTGTTCTAAACGACGTGGAGCGGTTTGAAGATCAGGTCATCGACACCATCACACTCGATGGCGGGAGCAACCTGCTCTTCACCTTCCGGCAGACCTATGACTACTACTCAAACGATGATTACTCAGTGAAGCTTGGA
- a CDS encoding carbohydrate kinase family protein, which yields MQVLAVGHCTLDYLAVVDRFPEPESKKDMLQFSQQGGGSAATAAVTLARWGVSTGFVGKAADDGRGHEIVRTIRDEGVNVDHFVFQKGAVSQLSFIVIEQGTGRKQTYVTPGNVDVLRANEIPDEVLDGVTWLLVDGTHIEAELDLMKRAKERGIRILLDAQSLTPAIAEAVAHCDVLVASERFASQFAGVGELTSLCRTLLDKGPSHVVVTLGVDGCVALDRDTDKLVRLEAFDVPVVDTTGAGDVFHGAVLYGLLNGFSLREQVEFANIAAGLACQGVGGRGAIPSLEEVRKHFSS from the coding sequence ATGCAAGTTCTAGCAGTTGGACATTGTACATTAGACTATTTGGCCGTTGTGGATCGTTTCCCTGAGCCAGAAAGTAAGAAGGATATGCTTCAGTTTTCTCAGCAGGGAGGAGGTTCCGCTGCGACTGCCGCCGTGACGCTCGCCCGCTGGGGAGTGTCTACGGGTTTCGTGGGTAAAGCGGCAGACGACGGGCGCGGCCACGAAATCGTGCGCACGATTCGCGACGAAGGCGTCAACGTGGACCATTTCGTTTTCCAAAAAGGAGCCGTGTCCCAACTCTCCTTTATCGTGATCGAGCAGGGTACTGGGCGAAAGCAGACGTATGTGACACCCGGAAATGTGGACGTTTTGCGCGCAAACGAGATTCCAGACGAAGTTTTGGATGGTGTGACTTGGCTCTTGGTTGACGGGACTCATATCGAAGCTGAGCTAGACCTTATGAAACGCGCAAAAGAGCGAGGAATTCGTATTCTTCTGGACGCACAGTCCTTGACGCCTGCTATCGCTGAAGCCGTGGCCCATTGTGATGTGCTCGTGGCTTCGGAGCGTTTTGCGAGTCAATTTGCAGGAGTAGGGGAGTTGACGAGCTTGTGTCGAACGCTTCTGGACAAAGGGCCTTCACACGTTGTTGTGACACTCGGTGTGGATGGCTGTGTGGCCCTTGACCGAGATACCGACAAGCTCGTGAGGCTCGAGGCTTTTGATGTCCCAGTTGTAGACACGACCGGGGCAGGTGACGTGTTTCACGGCGCCGTGCTCTACGGATTGCTCAACGGCTTCTCACTTCGCGAACAAGTTGAGTTCGCGAACATCGCCGCGGGACTGGCATGTCAAGGGGTTGGAGGGAGAGGGGCGATTCCGAGCCTCGAAGAGGTCCGGAAACATTTCTCCTCTTAG